cggttcatgtggatgcttttcttctgaactggtcccatctcgacctgtacgcattccctccgttcaagataataaacaaagttctgcagaaattcgtctcgcacgaagggacacggctgacgctggttgctcccctttggcctgcaagagaatggtacacagaggtacttcaatggctagtcgacttccccaggactctacctctaagagtggaccttctacgtcaaccacacgtagacaggttgcacccaaacctccacgctcttcggctgactgccttcagactgtcgaaagattcgctagagctagaggcttttcgaaggaggcagccagtgcgattgccagagctagaagagtttccactcgtagagtctaccagtctaagtgggaggtcttccgaagctggtgtagagccaattcaatatcctctaccaatacctctgtgatccaaatagctgacttccttctacatcttaggaatgagagatccctttcaacacctacgattaaaggatataggagcatgttggcctcagttctccgccacagaggtttggacctgtcttccaacaaggaccttcaagacattctcaagtcttttgagacgtctaaagaacgtcgtctttccactccaggctggaatctagacgtagtcttaaggttccttatgacatctaggttcgaacctctccagtcagcttccttcaaggatcttaccctcaagactgcttttctcgtttgccttgcaacagctaagagagtcagtgaggttcatgccttcagcaagaacattggtttcacaaccgaatctgcaacatgttcttttcagcttggattcctagcaaagaacgagcttccttcacgtccttggcctagatcgttcgaaatacctagcctctccaacatggtaggtaacgaactagagagagttctttgccctgtcagagctctcaaatattatctgaagaggtctaaacctattcgaggacagtcagaagccttatggtgtgccatcaagaaaccctcgagacccatgtccaagaatgggctttcgtactatataaggcttctgatcagagaagcacattctcacttaaaggaggaagaccttgcattgctgaaggtaaggacccacgaagtaagagctgtagctacttcgttggcctttaagaaaaaccgttctctgcagagcataatggatgcaacctattggaggagcaagtcagtgtttgcatcattttatctgaaagatgtccagtctctttacgagaactgctacaccctgggaccattcgtagcagcgagtgcagtagtaggtgagggctcagccactacattcccttaatcccataaccttttttaacctttctcttgaatacttttattgttgttttttatggttgttacggtaggctaagaagccttccgcatccttggatttggcgggtggtctattcattcttgagaagcgcctgggttaaaggtttggtataggtcctttagtaggggttgcaaccccgtgtactttggcacctttgggttgattcagcctccaagaggaacgctgcgctcagtaaggaagacgaactttaaataaagaggcagagtaacggttctattcgacttccttaccaggtacttattatttcattgttatttgagataactgttatatgaaatatgggatacttagctatcctttaatcttgtacactggttttcacccacctccctgggtgtgaatcagctacatgattatcgggtaagtttaatattgaaaaatgttatttttattaataaaataaatttttgaatatacttacccgataatcatgatttaatcgaccctccctttcctccccagagagaaccagtagaccgaggaataattgaggaggtgtcaacaacaaatgattgagtacctggccacaggtggcgctggtaagtacacccccttctagtattgtgatagctggcgtatccctccatagaattctgtcgggcaacggagttgacagctacatgattatcgggtaagtatattcaaaaatttattttattaataaaaataacatatttgatatAGGCTTATTGGTATATGTTGTGAAAGCATCAAATTTGTGCTcggtatttgaatatttttattgaagtGAATATATGTCTTTTGTAACACGGATAAATATTCGTTATTGCTAGAAACTTTGATTTGTGTTTATCTAGGTTTGGTATTAGATTaactttgtagaattattaacaTGTCTGAGGATATATTGAAGAAACGGCGTTCTTACGCTCGGCAAAGAGTAACAAAGATATATAATACAGTTCAATCGTATCTCGAAGGATTGTCTGAACAAGATAGACTTTTGTATATTCACAGACTTGAACAGTTAGAAAAAGAACTTTTAGGGTTAGACCAGGAAATATTGAACTATGTCATAGATAAGGAAGACGAAAGCTCCATTGAACAAAAGATTAACACAGATGAAGACTACCAGAAAAAGATAATGTCGGCTTTGTTAAGTTTACAAAGGCAACAGGCTTCTAGTTTAGAAACTGTAACCACACCTACCCCGGTAGTTAACCTTAAGAATGAGTTAAGGATGCCTCAAGTTCCTTTACCTGAATATGACAACACCAAGGGTCAGTGTTTAGTAAAGttcttttatgaatttgaaaaattgactgacaaacaaaattggtcaaatcacttaaagtttatgtatctacgaaatcagttgtcaaagtctccaaaggcacttgtggattctcttgatattgataaccagtcatatgacgaggcaaagaaattattattgcaagcatttgcaactccattaacacaaaaatatgatGCAATTAAGAAACTTGTAGACTTGAAGTTAACTTTATCAGGTGATCCATATGCCTTTGTAGCCTCGATGAAAACTATTATGAATGCATTCAAAAAGCTTGACGTCAAAGTTGACGATGTTCTCCAGTACTTCATATGGCATGGTCTTAATGATCGCTTTCAATCTTTACTAATTCAGATAACAAATGAAAGCAAACCCTCATTAAGTGAAATTGAAAGTAACATATTTGAGGCTGTTGAGAGGTATAACAGAACGAATGAAAGAAATGTTGAGCAAAAGGAGAAAACTAGGACTAAGAATATAGAATCAAGCACAACTCTCGCAACCAAAGTTAGTGTTAGCCCTAATTATAAGTCATGTATCCTATGTACAAAGGATGGTAAGCAAGATACCGCACATTTGCTAGTAAATTGCCCAGTTTTTGCGAATCTCAAAATGAAAGTAGAGAAACTTAAAGAGCTGAATGCTTGTGTTAGGTGTGGCTATCATAATCATGTGACTCGTCAGTGTAAATTCAAGTTTACCCAAAGGTGTAGAAATTGCAGTGGATGGCATTTTACATACCTGTGTGTTGCTAAGGAGAGGCTTAATAGTTCCAGTACTAAAAAAGCTTCTGATTCTAGTAATACTGAATCCACTGAAACCTCTATGCATACTAGTGGGAAAAAGCCAGAACCGAAGCATACTTTAAATAGCCTCACATTAGCTGAAATTCATCAAAATGTTACTGGTGGTGCTGCAATTTTACCAACTTTTACATGTTCTGTGGCTGAAGAAAATAATGTGGTTCGAGTTTTACGAGATTGTGGTAGCCAgagaaattttatttgtaataagcATGTAAACCATATGAAGTTCCCTGTCCTAGCAAAAAACGTCCATATGACTATTCATGGTTTTAATTCTACTAGGGACCTTGTAACTGATATTGTTAATGTACCTCTCAAGTTAGGTAGGGAATGGTATTCCATCGAAGCAGTTGTTGTACCCAGTATTGATATAGAGTTGAAACTGGAGGGCTTAAATgtcattgttaaagaatttcaagataGACATTACATTTTAGCAGATAAGTTTCTTAGTGGTTGTGTGGACACTATTGGTAACATTGGTCTTATTTTGGGAAATGATGCTGACTTTTTGCTGTCGCTAACTACACACAAATTTGGATTAAGCAATCCCTCTGTGTATCTTGACACTCCAGTTGGTGTCATGCTCACAGGTAATATTAACAGAATGATGAAAAACTTGGATTATTTACCTAACATTAATAATGGAAATAGTTCACATACTGCGGTTAGCACTCAAGGAGACACACTTTGTATGGAAGGGGAAGCTGCCCAGACTAATAGACAATTACAATTCCTCGATAGACATAGCTTTTTGGCAGTCTCTCAGTCTGAACTTCGAGAGGACGATGTTGACTTGATTTCCAACAGATCACAGGCGAGTATCAAAGTTCAAGAAGCCAACACTAATTCAACCTATGCTATTTTTAACAAAAAGGGTAAGCTAAAGCAGTCTGAATTGATTAAAGCTACGGAAGAAATGCTTGAAAAGCAATGCGTCGAAtatctggactatgaaaaatcccagCTATCTGAAGATGACACAGAAACCAATAAAAAGCTAGTAAAGTATGTTCTTGATAGTACAGAACGAGATGAAGAAGGTAGACTAGTAATGCCACTGATGTGGAACAACAAGATATCCCATTTGTTAGGGAAGAACTTCAATTTATCCCGGATGATACTGAAGTCTAACTTAACACGTATGAAAAATAAACCTGAGCATTTAAAGATGGTTAATGATGTATTTAAAGAGCAACAAAATCTGGGAATCATAGagaaaattgaagatattaattcttttataaatgaacatCCAGAAGCTAGTTTCTTGCCTCATATGCCTGTGTTCAAAATGGCCAGAGACACGACTAAGTGTCGAGTCGTGTTTCTGTCTAACTTATGTGAGAAAAACAAATCTGCGAAGAGCACTTATAGTCACAATCAGTGTATGCTTCCAGGCCCTTGTCTGAATCACAAAATTGCAACTTCTCTGATTATGCAGAGATTTGACACCCATATGATTTGTTTTGACTTGAAAAAGGCATTTTTGATGATAGGACTCAAGGAAGAGGATCAGAATAGATTGTTGTTCTTATGGTATCGAAATATTCTTAAGGGTGACTTTACTGTTGTGGGCTATAGGAACAAACGTTTAAGTTTTGGCCTAAGGCCTAGCCCTTGTCATCTCATGCTAGCTTTGTTCAAAATCTTGATATTGGATGTTGAGAGTGACAACGAGGAAATGGTTAACTTAAAGAAATCGCTGTATAATACCATTTATATGGACAATGGGTCATATTCGTGTAACTCTGCCAAGGCTTTATATGAAGCGTACTACTGTCTCCCTAATATCTTTGGACCATACAAATTTGAATTGCAACAATTCGTAACAAACGATGCAGAACTGCAAGAAATAATTGACCGAGATTATGATAGTGAAACACCCAAAGAGGTAAAGTTGCTCGGCATGGTTTGGGATAGGGAAGCAGACACACTAGGCCCTGGTAAGATTTTCCTCGATACGCAAGCTAGCACAAAGAGGTCAATTTTGTCAACATTGAATAGTatctatgatatatttaatatctatggaCCAATCTTGAACAGGGCCAGGCTGtttcttaaaaagcttcaagaagacAAGACTATCACATGGGATAGCCCTCTCTCAGAAACATTAAAAAGGGAATGGACACTTATTGGAAAACAGGTGAATTCTACTCCTAAAGTAGTAATTCCTAGATTCCTGGGTAGGAGAGATGGTACTTATAAACTAGTagcattttcagatgcaagtaaggataTTTATGGAACTGTGGTGTATATTGTAAATGTCTTCAATGGTAATACAAGTTTTTTGACAGCCAAGAGCAGGGTCGTTAACAAACAGTTAGAGAAGAAAACCATTCCTGTAATTGAATTTCAAGCTTTGGGACTAGCCACAGAGACTGTAATCAGTTTATTTCAAGAACTTGCTGGTCAATCAGTCGTTACTCCAATCAAAATTGTGAGCATGGCAATATATTCAGACAGTATGGTTGCTCTTAATTGGCTTTActcttatacatataagtatgataaattgcagaaaaaaggagtttttattcaaaataggttGAAAACTATAGGTGACTTGTGCCAAGTTTtcccaataacattttcatttgtgaATGCATATGATAATCCTGCAGATTATATTAGTAGATGTGTCTCATACAGGAGACTTCAGAAGACTGCGTATCATAGTGGACCTGAGTTTCTTAAGAAACTTCATAAAGATGAGGTTCAGTTTAGTTTCAAGGTGCCAAACCCCCTTGAAAAGAGAGATGAAGTACCCGGCCCTGAAAGGGAAGATACTTCATTAATCACTGTCTCAACAGAttctgaaagtaaagaaaataacaagaaagacATCAATAGCATTGAACACTTGATACCTATGACTAAGTTTTCCAGTTTCCATAAGCTAGCAACTGTTCATAGGATGGTGTTGAAATTCATCAAAAACATCagagaaaaactaacaaataaaggaATCTACGTTCATTGGGGAAATTGTGTCAAGGAGAAAAATCTTTATGCTTTAGCATGTAGGCAGATAATAGGtaaagaacaggaaaataacttcccagaagtttgtgaattcttcaagaaaagtcatacattaaaaagaaacattcCCAATTTGGTAACTCAAATGAATATTTTCCAAAGCAAAGACACTTTGCTAAGAATCCGGAGTAAATTCGGAAGAAACGAACAGATTTTCTTTCCTGTGCTGTTACCTAAGCATAGTTTGCTAACTAAATTGCTTATTCGTGATATGCATGTTAGTCTAGGACACGCTGGTGTGTATTCGATCTTGGCTCAGTTACGTAAGCAATTTTGGGTAATCCACTTTTATTCCACAGTAAAGAAGGTACTTAGAGAATGTATAACTTGTAGAAGGCTTAATGAGAGACCAATCAAAGCAAATCAGAGTGCCTATAGGGATTTTCGGAGCAATCCACCACCTATTCCATACaggtatattttcatagattacatCGGTCCTTATACAGTAATATGGAATGGTGAAAGGAAGAAGATTTGGTTATTATGCGTGACATGTTTGTGGAGTCGTGCCATCAACTTGaagatatgtttatctgctgatacTCGAGACTTTCTCAAGGCCTTCCAACTACACATATATGAGTTTGGCATCCCGGAATTTTGCATATCTGATTTGGGATCCCAGCTAACTGCTGGTAGTAGAATCATTGGAACCTTTCTCAACGATTTTGAAACGCATGCCTTCTTTGAAGAAAATGACATTAAGCCCCTGAAGTTCGAGCATTATGCCAAAGGTAATAGTTCTTTGGGTTCGCTAGTTGAAAGCTGTGTAAAAATGGTGAAAAAGCTCATTTTTAGTTCTATTAAGAACACTGTGCTTGATTATCAagatttttacttccttatttgtcaaactgtccatcttattaacaaaagaccaATTGCTTTTAAGGATAGTCTGAGAGATGCTTGTATTGATAATGTAGAAAACCCAATAACTCCTGAGTGTTTACTTAAAGGCTATGATCTggtatcagtgaacattattcCAGAGTTGCAGAATTCTTCTTCAGATGACACCAATTGGGTGCCTGGTAGTAGTGCTATTGATGATGTTAAGGATAATTACTATAAGCTTAGACAAGCTAGAAACAGACTAGTTGAGGCATATCATTCAGAATTTCTTGCAACTCTCATTAATCAAGCAGTAGATAAAAGGGATCGTTACAGACCTGTCAATCATAAAACCTTGGCTGTTGgagatattgttctgttaaaagaggACGCAAGCAAACCAAGTACTTATCCACTTGGTATAGTAAAGAAGACAGAAGTAAATCACCTAGGGGAAGTAAAAGCAGCTCGTGTGCTTAAGGGTAAGTCTCGTGAAGTTGTGTACAGGACAACAGATTCACTCATTTTGCTTCTTCCCAAAGAAGGATTTCATACTGTTGTTGAAGTTGAAACTGAATTACCTATTGATAAATTAAAAGTCAGAGAGAGGAGTAAACGGGCCGCTGCACTTGAATCTATGAGAAGCACAGACCTCTTGGTTCAAGAGGGCCTAGTATAATGGGCTTACGTGGTTATGTATATTACCATATTCTTTGGGGTAAGATACACATGGGCTATAAAGAGTGTGTAATGAAATTGTTGCTGGGAGTGAGTAAAGGGTGTACAAATGGTTTCTTTGATTAAACTTAGTAAACTTTAATCAAATTGTTGCTGggagtatacaaaatatatcaaagatatatttcacattattgtttacttgacagtatgttatttctcttttattttcataaactcccggataccttttaaaatattttgtttcttgttaagcatgggatttaggagtttatgttttgagttccttctacttctcatgaatcgtaatcaccaagttgtaattagctatttagatttactattattactttattgttgctaaagttcatgttcataaagttaatttggctgattcatgataaatgttttcttgattaaccttttcaaacccaaagctataaacgaaataacaaagtttagcagaggcgaccatataatgtctcgaagaagaggtgacgatataactgccaaaacgcagaatagcagttgtgactcgaagaccagaacgacaggacctgttgttgaacactcctacatgttttttgtgtatcagccgatctgcttatagtcttcatggatgacagagtttaatggtataattaatatgaagatttactattaagaagtttgccgaggacagctactattgacgatgaaggcgaaattcagcaaaactaccgaaggatttggggagagaaaggagacgggtttttagcagtttggaggtaagaatcgagttacatttacgcgtgtttcagtcgattttcaaattgcttatatatgaactttgtcggttcattaacctaacttgcacgtcctataaaatattacctgatagttcgtgatatttagaaggaacttgataattgttataagtgttattttcttgtgaacttttgtaaaactcatcgaggtttaagtatcagaggttaagctaacgagtaactcagttctttcatatattaacgttagaaaacttctaaaaactttaagactgggctattgagcttgcttatatgttggctaagtagactaagcactggaaaaaacttatactaaattttaagctaggcatttatcctagtaaataactttaaatttgtatcaggctagcctaaaacttagctaaatactaagaatattacggtCTTGCTATCTaacttattacattttatatatttacctttaagtaaaaacatttaaggcttacgccttagtctaaaccatagatggccatgacctctattatagatatttcattgtattgtcaggttatggaaaaattcagtggtgaccatgttgtgctggagtggtgtctggcgtaaggtcatctctccaagaatatagcatggtttggaagggttacagtacacaaaggacaaggattctctcaagcaaagggattaaattttattttactcagttataaattttctatttcattttgactgttgtaattaaatataaattaaacgatttctttaatttaccctgtcaccattaatttgtatatcattgcatgatttcaagtaaaaagtttttccatagacgcctcgatgtgcacgatcgtggccaccgccattctgACTACTTTACTTTAATTACGGGAGGTTATCAAAATAAGAAGAAAAGTTATGTCTACGGTATGAAGAGGGGGACTCTAAGAAAAATTAACACGTGGTTAATCGCACACCGAGACGTTGACGACATTTAATTGTTACGTCTCTCCCACCcttaaaagctcatattttaatttagtcctgtccggctctgggaagcgcttgcgatccggttcgaaggaccaaatgttgtgaatttcaccagtttattaaatctgcccgatgtactgggcggatcgcaaggccttgaagagggtaGCCTCTCAAAACCCTTCaggaattaagtagaatacggctatattttaacaagtttattacaaaaataatcatttactaCGAAGGAAACACATAATTAa
The DNA window shown above is from Palaemon carinicauda isolate YSFRI2023 chromosome 29, ASM3689809v2, whole genome shotgun sequence and carries:
- the LOC137622732 gene encoding uncharacterized protein; translation: MSEDILKKRRSYARQRVTKIYNTVQSYLEGLSEQDRLLYIHRLEQLEKELLGLDQEILNYVIDKEDESSIEQKINTDEDYQKKIMSALLSLQRQQASSLETVTTPTPVVNLKNELRMPQVPLPEYDNTKGQCLSYDEAKKLLLQAFATPLTQKYDAIKKLVDLKLTLSGDPYAFVASMKTIMNAFKKLDVKVDDVLQYFIWHGLNDRFQSLLIQITNESKPSLSEIESNIFEAVERYNRTNERNVEQKEKTRTKNIESSTTLATKVSVSPNYKSCILCTKDGKQDTAHLLVNCPVFANLKMKVEKLKELNACVRCGYHNHVTRQCKFKFTQRCRNCSGWHFTYLCVAKERLNSSSTKKASDSSNTESTETSMHTSGKKPEPKHTLNSLTLAEIHQNVTGGAAILPTFTCSVAEENNVVRVLRDCGSQRNFICNKHVNHMKFPVLAKNVHMTIHGFNSTRDLVTDIVNVPLKLGREWYSIEAVVVPSIDIELKLEGLNVIVKEFQDRHYILADKFLSGCVDTIGNIGLILGNDADFLLSLTTHKFGLSNPSVYLDTPVGVMLTGNINRMMKNLDYLPNINNGNSSHTAVSTQGDTLCMEGEAAQTNRQLQFLDRHSFLAVSQSELREDDVDLISNRSQASIKVQEANTNSTYAIFNKKGKLKQSELIKATEEMLEKQCVEYLDYEKSQLSEDDTETNKKLVKYVLDSTERDEEGRLVMPLMWNNKISHLLGKNFNLSRMILKSNLTRMKNKPEHLKMVNDVFKEQQNLGIIEKIEDINSFINEHPEASFLPHMPVFKMARDTTKCRVVFLSNLCEKNKSAKSTYSHNQCMLPGPCLNHKIATSLIMQRFDTHMICFDLKKAFLMIGLKEEDQNRLLFLWYRNILKGDFTVVGYRNKRLSFGLRPSPCHLMLALFKILILDVESDNEEMVNLKKSLYNTIYMDNGSYSCNSAKALYEAYYCLPNIFGPYKFELQQFVTNDAELQEIIDRDYDSETPKEVKLLGMVWDREADTLGPGKIFLDTQASTKRSILSTLNSIYDIFNIYGPILNRARLFLKKLQEDKTITWDSPLSETLKREWTLIGKQVNSTPKVVIPRFLGRRDGTYKLVAFSDASKDIYGTVVYIVNVFNGNTSFLTAKSRVVNKQLEKKTIPVIEFQALGLATETVISLFQELAGQSVVTPIKIVSMAIYSDSMVALNWLYSYTYKYDKLQKKGVFIQNRLKTIGDLCQVFPITFSFVNAYDNPADYISRCVSYRRLQKTAYHSGPEFLKKLHKDEVQFSFKVPNPLEKRDEVPGPEREDTSLITVSTDSESKENNKKDINSIEHLIPMTKFSSFHKLATVHRMVLKFIKNIREKLTNKGIYVHWGNCVKEKNLYALACRQIIGKEQENNFPEVCEFFKKSHTLKRNIPNLVTQMNIFQSKDTLLRIRSKFGRNEQIFFPVLLPKHSLLTKLLIRDMHVSLGHAGVYSILAQLRKQFWVIHFYSTVKKVLRECITCRRLNERPIKANQSAYRDFRSNPPPIPYRYIFIDYIGPYTVIWNGERKKIWLLCVTCLWSRAINLKICLSADTRDFLKAFQLHIYEFGIPEFCISDLGSQLTAGSRIIGTFLNDFETHAFFEENDIKPLKFEHYAKGNSSLGSLVESCVKMVKKLIFSSIKNTVLDYQDFYFLICQTVHLINKRPIAFKDSLRDACIDNVENPITPECLLKGYDLVSVNIIPELQNSSSDDTNWVPGSSAIDDVKDNYYKLRQARNRLVEAYHSEFLATLINQAVDKRDRYRPVNHKTLAVGDIVLLKEDASKPSTYPLGIVKKTEVNHLGEVKAARVLKGKSREVVYRTTDSLILLLPKEGFHTVVEVETELPIDKLKVRERSKRAAALESMRSTDLLVQEGLV